In a genomic window of Anoxybacter fermentans:
- a CDS encoding ABC transporter ATP-binding protein yields MIKLKGVKKIYEMGEVEVHALRGIDLTIERGEFVSVMGPSGSGKSTLLHILGGVDLPTEGEYLIEDVDITELTDGELSRIRNQHFGFVFQSYNLFPELTALENVMVPLMYARVGLKERKERAIELLKSLDMGHRLNHYPSQLSGGEQQRVAIARALANNPTLLLADEPTGNLATYQGREIMEIFKRLNEEEGVTIVVVTHDPIVGSYGKRLVGLMDGQVVVDRLIEEEETVDIKELIKNVV; encoded by the coding sequence ATGATTAAACTAAAAGGTGTTAAGAAAATCTATGAGATGGGAGAAGTTGAAGTTCATGCTTTAAGAGGGATAGATCTGACTATTGAACGGGGAGAATTTGTTTCTGTAATGGGGCCAAGTGGTTCGGGTAAATCTACTTTATTACATATTCTTGGGGGGGTGGATCTGCCGACAGAAGGAGAGTATTTAATAGAAGATGTAGATATTACTGAATTGACAGATGGTGAACTTTCTCGCATAAGAAATCAGCATTTCGGATTTGTTTTTCAGAGTTATAATCTTTTTCCTGAGTTAACAGCTCTGGAAAATGTGATGGTTCCTTTGATGTATGCCCGGGTAGGATTGAAAGAACGAAAAGAGCGGGCCATTGAGCTTCTTAAATCACTGGATATGGGTCATAGGCTTAATCATTATCCCAGTCAACTTTCAGGTGGAGAACAGCAGAGAGTTGCCATAGCCCGTGCCCTGGCTAATAATCCTACACTGCTTTTGGCAGATGAGCCGACAGGAAATTTAGCTACTTATCAAGGTCGGGAAATTATGGAGATTTTCAAAAGACTTAATGAGGAAGAGGGGGTAACGATAGTAGTAGTTACTCATGATCCTATTGTCGGGTCTTATGGGAAACGTTTAGTAGGTCTTATGGACGGACAGGTGGTTGTTGATAGACTGATAGAAGAAGAAGAAACTGTTGATATTAAAGAATTGATAAAAAATGTTGTTTAG
- a CDS encoding TolC family protein — protein sequence MRSKYQWILIILFVIGWSSVLQAVEPLTLDEWIERVFEKNPNYQLGLKDYNLSLEELESDKHWGINRLNLSLPAFSISQDGLENNSTIEIQYTIQLPYQIELVGRNTIQKDSADKIQFNGNLMWNFNLWDFRNSSEVITWTMDYLGQQNEFYQLKANLVCEVVDKYYQLLIKKYQLDVAQKQLEKSRLLAEEAQIKYDAGMISEMVLDQNKGMLNNAKKYYKKLQLEFKKAERDFTRLYGQLEFDETFAEQINLSFNPDCLELETEKVDVFLENWNKNNIEKYLNGIYSYRIGFLAVKKAEAALEDLKKSKDWQVNIGVNLNYSTDKNANSFSGTIGVTKELFNPSLERNIKRAEIQLEREKLAFEEMKNDLIFALKGQVEQIYNLQSDLAEAAEEFKEILERNKRCIISYNQGYLSELELLDMKIEAAEKIVSILQLRQQLVLARLTLGKTLCFDEFYK from the coding sequence ATGAGAAGTAAGTATCAATGGATTTTAATAATTTTGTTTGTAATAGGATGGTCTTCTGTTCTTCAGGCTGTGGAACCTTTAACTTTAGATGAGTGGATTGAGAGAGTATTTGAGAAGAACCCGAATTATCAATTAGGTTTAAAAGATTATAATTTAAGTTTGGAAGAATTAGAATCAGATAAGCATTGGGGTATAAATCGACTAAATCTTTCACTACCTGCCTTTTCTATATCTCAGGATGGATTGGAGAACAATTCTACTATAGAAATACAATATACTATTCAATTGCCTTATCAGATAGAGTTGGTTGGTAGAAATACAATTCAAAAAGATTCTGCAGATAAGATTCAGTTTAATGGAAATCTTATGTGGAATTTTAATTTATGGGATTTTAGAAATTCCAGTGAGGTTATAACCTGGACAATGGATTATCTGGGCCAGCAAAATGAATTTTACCAGTTGAAAGCCAATCTGGTCTGTGAAGTAGTTGATAAATATTACCAACTTCTGATAAAGAAATATCAGCTTGATGTAGCCCAAAAACAGCTGGAAAAGAGTCGGCTTTTAGCAGAAGAGGCGCAGATTAAATATGATGCTGGAATGATCTCTGAGATGGTTTTAGATCAAAATAAAGGTATGTTAAATAATGCTAAAAAATATTATAAAAAGCTCCAGCTAGAATTTAAAAAGGCAGAAAGAGATTTTACAAGACTTTATGGTCAGTTAGAATTTGATGAGACTTTTGCAGAACAGATAAATTTGAGTTTTAATCCAGATTGTTTAGAATTGGAGACAGAAAAAGTAGATGTTTTTTTGGAAAATTGGAATAAAAATAATATTGAAAAATATTTGAATGGAATTTATTCTTACAGAATAGGTTTTCTGGCGGTAAAAAAAGCAGAGGCAGCATTGGAAGATTTAAAAAAATCAAAAGATTGGCAGGTTAATATTGGAGTAAATTTAAATTACAGTACTGACAAAAATGCCAATAGTTTTTCAGGAACTATAGGTGTAACTAAAGAACTTTTTAATCCTTCTTTGGAGAGGAATATAAAAAGGGCAGAGATTCAACTGGAGAGAGAAAAATTGGCTTTTGAAGAAATGAAAAATGATTTAATCTTTGCTTTGAAAGGTCAGGTAGAGCAAATATACAATCTTCAATCTGACCTTGCTGAAGCAGCAGAAGAGTTTAAAGAAATCCTGGAGCGGAACAAGAGGTGTATAATTAGTTATAATCAAGGTTATCTTTCAGAATTGGAATTGTTAGATATGAAAATTGAGGCTGCTGAGAAAATAGTATCTATCTTGCAGTTGAGACAGCAATTGGTTTTAGCCAGGCTGACTTTAGGTAAAACTCTCTGTTTTGATGAGTTTTATAAGTAA
- a CDS encoding M24 family metallopeptidase — MKQRVERLKKLFTAKGLDGVLITKAENRRYITGFTGSAGVGIITEDRNILVTDFRYLEQAAEQAPDFEIVDGTMDIVVKVQEVVNELKIKKLGFESQGMTFFDYQQYINQIGDIAELVPLDGLVEELRLIKDEEEIEMIKKAAEIADAAFEHIQSFIKPGVTEVEVALELEYFMKKMGSQKNAFDFIIASGPRSSLPHGVASDRVIQSGEFLKMDFGAVYNGYHSDITRTVVVGEPNEKMIEIYNIVKEAQQSVLDQIKAGMTTKEADAIARNIIAEAGYGSNFGHGLGHGIGLEIHEGPRVSFKEEVILKENMVITVEPGIYIPQWGGVRIEDDVVITKDGCRVLTSATKELIKL, encoded by the coding sequence ATGAAACAGAGGGTTGAAAGACTTAAGAAATTATTTACAGCAAAAGGGCTTGATGGAGTACTGATTACCAAAGCTGAAAATAGGCGCTATATAACCGGTTTTACAGGTTCTGCAGGAGTTGGGATAATTACTGAAGATCGTAATATTCTGGTTACAGATTTTCGCTATTTGGAACAGGCTGCTGAACAGGCTCCAGACTTTGAGATTGTAGACGGCACTATGGATATAGTGGTCAAAGTACAGGAAGTTGTTAATGAGTTAAAAATCAAAAAACTGGGGTTTGAGTCTCAGGGTATGACGTTCTTTGATTATCAACAATATATTAATCAAATTGGGGATATTGCTGAGCTGGTTCCATTGGATGGGTTAGTAGAAGAACTTCGTTTGATTAAAGATGAAGAAGAGATAGAGATGATTAAGAAAGCCGCTGAAATAGCTGATGCTGCGTTTGAACACATCCAATCCTTTATTAAACCAGGGGTAACTGAAGTGGAAGTGGCCCTGGAATTGGAATATTTTATGAAAAAGATGGGGTCGCAAAAGAATGCATTTGATTTTATCATTGCATCTGGCCCGCGTTCATCTTTACCTCATGGAGTGGCAAGTGATCGAGTAATTCAATCAGGAGAATTTTTAAAGATGGATTTTGGCGCTGTTTATAATGGCTATCACTCTGATATCACTAGAACGGTAGTGGTTGGTGAACCTAATGAAAAGATGATCGAGATTTATAATATTGTAAAAGAAGCTCAACAAAGTGTATTAGATCAGATTAAAGCAGGTATGACCACTAAAGAAGCCGATGCTATTGCCAGAAACATCATTGCTGAAGCAGGGTATGGATCTAACTTTGGACATGGTTTAGGTCACGGGATTGGTTTAGAGATTCATGAGGGTCCACGGGTCTCTTTTAAAGAGGAAGTTATCTTAAAAGAAAATATGGTCATTACTGTAGAGCCGGGAATTTATATTCCCCAATGGGGTGGTGTTAGAATAGAGGATGATGTAGTGATTACTAAAGATGGCTGTCGTGTTTTAACTTCTGCCACTAAAGAGTTGATAAAGTTGTAA
- the efp gene encoding elongation factor P: MISTNDFSNGLTIVVDGELYTIIEFLHVQRSRGSAFVRTKLKNVETGYVIEKTFKAGEKVERAYLDTREMQFLYKQDDLYVFMDTETYEQMTLEKETLGNAIDYLKENDMIKVQLYKGKPVGIDLPVTVELKVVETPPGVRGNTVSGGSKPATLETGKVVQVPLFINEGDIIKVDTRTGEYITRV; this comes from the coding sequence ATGATTTCTACTAATGATTTTTCCAATGGACTTACAATTGTAGTAGATGGTGAATTATACACCATTATAGAGTTTTTACATGTTCAACGGAGTAGAGGTTCTGCTTTTGTACGAACCAAATTGAAGAATGTTGAGACCGGTTATGTAATTGAAAAAACTTTTAAAGCTGGTGAAAAAGTTGAAAGAGCTTACCTGGATACCCGGGAAATGCAGTTTTTGTACAAGCAGGATGATCTTTATGTTTTCATGGATACCGAAACTTATGAGCAGATGACACTGGAAAAGGAAACATTGGGTAATGCAATTGATTATTTAAAAGAAAATGATATGATCAAAGTACAGCTTTATAAAGGCAAACCAGTTGGTATAGATTTACCTGTTACTGTTGAATTAAAGGTAGTAGAGACACCACCTGGAGTTCGCGGAAATACTGTGTCTGGTGGAAGTAAGCCTGCTACTTTGGAAACAGGTAAAGTAGTTCAGGTTCCTCTTTTTATTAATGAAGGTGATATAATTAAAGTAGATACCCGTACAGGTGAATATATCACCCGGGTTTAA
- a CDS encoding ABC transporter permease, with product MSILDVIFWVLRQIRQRLLESILIILGIALGVGAICNVLGLIEGFNKQASDIINSINGRTFQIVPSQIEFKSDESTPLKRFYSEKEVVNLTFDDYLEFKKANLEGIKYVWISRMVREISGGMQDRSDLKAFKTQSGDRGEYDIEFCLATPEIFAVADLNLLKGDIFRDFDVINKNKVVVLGDELAKLYFGEQNPVGQELWLRFGKFKVIGVVHKDVDVKKRDYITGIGASDKLNKIAYIPYFSYKFDADENLLVECIYIMADEGVDLNKFYNNLKNIVRYRYPNGIGIHGRYLYQNKIKNSFINIGKLIVIFSCAVLLIASINILNLMMARVLRRYKHIGISAALGASRKDIFILFLVEAIILGVFGNLLGMAIAFGGLKLLSQLVNYPLSLTLFTWVVGSGITLLISLIFGLYPAIQASQVCPVDALRVD from the coding sequence TTGTCTATTCTGGATGTTATCTTTTGGGTATTAAGGCAAATCCGGCAGCGATTGTTGGAATCAATTTTAATTATTCTGGGAATTGCTCTGGGTGTAGGTGCTATCTGTAATGTGTTGGGATTGATTGAAGGGTTTAATAAACAGGCTTCGGATATTATTAATTCAATTAATGGCAGAACTTTTCAAATTGTACCTTCCCAGATTGAATTTAAAAGTGATGAGTCTACGCCTCTTAAAAGGTTTTATTCAGAGAAAGAAGTAGTTAACTTAACTTTTGATGATTATTTGGAGTTTAAAAAGGCTAATCTGGAGGGAATAAAATATGTTTGGATTTCCAGAATGGTTAGGGAAATTTCAGGAGGAATGCAGGATAGGTCTGATTTGAAGGCTTTTAAAACCCAAAGCGGTGATCGGGGCGAATATGATATTGAATTTTGTTTAGCGACACCAGAAATATTTGCTGTTGCAGATTTAAATCTGCTGAAAGGAGATATTTTCAGAGATTTTGATGTAATTAATAAGAATAAGGTGGTTGTCCTTGGTGATGAATTGGCAAAATTGTATTTTGGCGAACAAAATCCTGTTGGACAGGAATTATGGCTTCGTTTTGGAAAATTTAAAGTAATTGGTGTTGTTCATAAAGATGTTGATGTAAAAAAAAGGGACTACATAACTGGGATAGGAGCAAGTGATAAATTAAATAAAATAGCATATATTCCTTATTTTAGTTATAAATTTGATGCTGATGAAAACTTGTTAGTAGAATGTATTTATATTATGGCTGACGAAGGTGTGGATTTAAATAAATTTTATAATAATTTAAAAAATATTGTAAGATATAGATATCCCAATGGGATAGGTATACATGGTCGTTATCTTTACCAGAATAAAATAAAAAATTCTTTTATAAATATTGGTAAGCTTATTGTAATTTTTTCATGTGCAGTTTTATTAATTGCGTCAATAAATATTTTAAATCTAATGATGGCCCGGGTTTTAAGAAGATATAAGCATATCGGAATTTCAGCTGCTCTGGGGGCCAGTCGAAAGGATATTTTTATCTTATTTCTGGTTGAAGCAATCATTTTAGGGGTTTTTGGAAATCTTTTAGGTATGGCTATAGCCTTTGGCGGATTGAAATTGTTGAGTCAATTGGTTAATTATCCTTTAAGTTTGACATTATTTACCTGGGTTGTGGGGAGTGGAATTACTCTTTTAATAAGTCTTATTTTTGGACTTTATCCAGCGATTCAGGCTTCCCAGGTATGTCCTGTAGATGCACTCCGGGTAGATTAA
- a CDS encoding TolC family protein, with protein MVKKKGLIILMVLIFILLFNDFVLTAHEESLVQSLSLLKCIQLALKDHPQIKLALNELKEAELDLEKLKMEDPRNVASNEMINKKNEIEKARKALYEIGMRLILEIETKYYQVLKNIQTVEYQRRALEWAEKQLQIVKVKYESGLVPEKDLLFAEENLKRVKQELSYACFNLTTARMELNLAMGWELDRFFELDVQQFSYKPIEVDLEESIQYALENAESIKEAHEALKQAREILELKKKMLNSTIEIIRAEHDLEKAQIQLDQVKKELVIRVRNAYLNLISSNDRVINARLAYEHAKKELEVLKVKYEAGMIPLREVIIGYNDLKDAERIWIEAIYDYNMSKALFNQIIGKKYSLCQEIINKGVSQNEK; from the coding sequence ATGGTTAAAAAGAAAGGTTTAATTATATTGATGGTATTAATCTTTATATTGTTGTTTAATGACTTTGTTTTAACTGCACACGAAGAAAGCTTAGTTCAGAGTTTGAGTTTGTTGAAATGTATTCAATTGGCTCTTAAAGATCATCCTCAGATCAAATTAGCTTTAAATGAACTTAAAGAAGCAGAGCTGGATTTAGAGAAGTTGAAAATGGAGGATCCCCGTAATGTAGCTTCTAATGAAATGATAAATAAAAAAAATGAAATAGAAAAGGCGCGGAAAGCTTTATATGAAATCGGAATGAGGTTGATCTTAGAGATAGAGACAAAATATTATCAGGTTTTAAAAAATATTCAAACTGTTGAATATCAAAGACGAGCTTTAGAATGGGCTGAGAAACAATTACAAATTGTCAAGGTGAAATATGAAAGTGGGTTGGTTCCGGAAAAAGATCTATTATTTGCAGAAGAGAATTTAAAACGGGTAAAACAGGAATTATCTTATGCCTGTTTCAATTTGACCACAGCACGTATGGAATTAAATCTGGCTATGGGATGGGAGTTAGACAGATTTTTTGAACTGGATGTTCAGCAGTTTTCATATAAGCCGATAGAGGTAGATTTAGAAGAATCTATTCAGTATGCTTTAGAGAATGCAGAAAGTATAAAAGAAGCACATGAAGCTTTAAAACAGGCCAGAGAGATTCTGGAATTAAAAAAGAAAATGTTAAATTCGACGATAGAAATTATTAGAGCTGAACATGATTTAGAAAAAGCGCAAATTCAACTTGATCAGGTTAAAAAGGAGCTGGTGATCAGAGTACGAAATGCTTATCTAAATCTGATTTCCAGTAATGATAGAGTTATTAATGCTAGATTGGCATATGAGCATGCAAAAAAAGAACTGGAAGTACTTAAAGTAAAATATGAAGCAGGGATGATCCCATTACGGGAAGTGATTATTGGTTATAATGATTTAAAGGATGCTGAAAGAATCTGGATTGAAGCTATTTATGATTACAATATGTCTAAAGCATTATTTAACCAGATCATTGGTAAAAAATACTCTCTTTGTCAAGAAATTATAAATAAAGGAGTTAGTCAAAATGAGAAGTAA
- a CDS encoding efflux RND transporter periplasmic adaptor subunit has product MTFIKNEPIIKARPAKRRKTNKIRNLKLLLFILIVLTLIVIIPYYLFVPKKEVFKLQEFEMARVGVCDFIITVPGQGTVVAGEETEIKVPIDGTVVKVNAQVGSLVKKGDVLIELDYEQLKEELTKAEFQYAKKIREKEQLMLEHERELKQLEQEIEDLTELYEKAKEQLPIWEKLFELGEISKAKLEEEREKLDNTYKSLIDTKDLKKFTIKQQQMAVEEINAAIEEQAQVVEELKKNLRFTRIRATIDGRLIDLSVKVGDRLNPGSIVARIINDKSFMVVGEVSLADINAVKVGQPVKIVVGGYVYTGQVTSIAPVARESVVEINVNFDQVPEDLRVQTSVSLEIQVGVLKNRLALPRGRYLSSGQERFVYRIEGDIAKKVPVNFGIVNGNYIEVKSGLEKGDLIIISSYDNFIHLDEIQVNLEGGLEK; this is encoded by the coding sequence GTGACATTTATAAAAAATGAACCCATTATTAAAGCCCGTCCTGCCAAAAGAAGAAAGACTAATAAAATTAGAAATCTTAAATTGCTCTTGTTTATTTTAATTGTTTTGACCTTAATTGTCATTATTCCTTATTATCTATTTGTTCCTAAAAAAGAAGTTTTCAAATTACAAGAGTTTGAAATGGCACGGGTTGGTGTCTGTGATTTTATTATCACAGTTCCCGGTCAAGGAACTGTAGTTGCTGGTGAAGAAACAGAAATTAAAGTTCCTATTGACGGGACTGTAGTTAAGGTTAATGCTCAGGTTGGTAGTCTGGTAAAAAAAGGTGATGTATTGATAGAGCTTGATTATGAACAGCTAAAAGAAGAGTTGACAAAAGCCGAATTTCAATATGCTAAAAAGATAAGAGAAAAAGAACAGTTGATGTTAGAACATGAGCGGGAGTTAAAACAATTAGAACAGGAGATTGAGGATCTTACAGAACTTTATGAAAAAGCAAAAGAACAATTACCTATCTGGGAGAAGCTTTTTGAATTGGGCGAAATTTCAAAAGCAAAATTAGAAGAGGAACGGGAGAAATTAGACAATACTTATAAATCTCTAATTGATACAAAAGATTTAAAAAAATTTACAATAAAACAACAGCAGATGGCTGTAGAAGAAATAAATGCTGCTATTGAAGAACAGGCTCAGGTGGTGGAAGAACTGAAAAAGAATTTGCGATTTACTCGGATTAGAGCTACTATTGATGGAAGATTAATAGATTTATCTGTTAAGGTTGGAGACAGGTTGAATCCAGGAAGTATAGTAGCCAGGATTATAAATGATAAATCTTTTATGGTCGTGGGAGAGGTTTCTCTGGCTGATATTAACGCAGTCAAGGTAGGACAGCCAGTCAAGATAGTTGTGGGGGGATATGTTTATACCGGACAGGTAACTTCTATTGCTCCTGTTGCCAGGGAATCTGTTGTAGAGATTAATGTGAATTTTGATCAAGTACCGGAAGATTTAAGGGTTCAGACTTCAGTATCTTTAGAAATTCAGGTAGGAGTATTAAAAAATCGTCTAGCTCTACCCCGGGGAAGATATCTGAGCAGCGGTCAGGAGAGGTTTGTGTATCGAATTGAAGGAGATATTGCGAAAAAGGTACCGGTCAATTTTGGAATTGTGAATGGCAACTATATTGAGGTGAAAAGTGGTCTTGAAAAAGGTGATTTGATTATTATTAGTTCTTATGATAATTTTATTCATTTAGATGAGATTCAGGTGAATCTTGAAGGGGGATTGGAGAAATGA
- a CDS encoding ABC transporter permease, giving the protein MLIHGFQFALKMFQKRPIRTGLILLQVAVGTASIIVVLSFVFSVLGNSNPYQDLLLKVEYGKITGTNRMMASAFTPDMVDYFQKKSNYLEGVTIVEEDIGGTVEYGGITYKYNKFYGVGAEFASIMKIKILEGAFFTKSDIEQRNQVVVISDVVNKQLFGEESGIGKVIYRKRFGNPVQSLKIIGIFTMEKQFPGGNDIHFLMPYTTFVGEVSSNQLYSSLWVLCKKGKLAEAKEELNILFAHEHEGLSFSAREEGMGLVFQKLDNYKSEARKKIAIIYGLFFGSFAFIALVVSSIGILSMMMVSIVERTRKIGLRRALGASRLSIIKQIILESVLISLIGGILGTILAYFSIKPIINELLLKSFFNVFEDVQATLSLYPVLIALGSVICVGLITGFYPAIQAASLAPVEAIREN; this is encoded by the coding sequence ATGTTGATACATGGTTTTCAGTTTGCATTGAAAATGTTTCAAAAAAGACCTATCAGAACGGGGTTAATTTTGCTTCAGGTGGCAGTGGGAACTGCTTCCATTATTGTTGTATTGTCATTTGTCTTTTCGGTGTTGGGTAATTCAAATCCGTATCAAGATTTATTACTAAAGGTTGAATATGGTAAAATAACCGGAACAAACAGGATGATGGCATCTGCATTTACTCCAGATATGGTAGATTATTTTCAAAAAAAGAGTAATTATCTTGAAGGAGTGACGATTGTTGAGGAAGATATTGGCGGAACTGTGGAGTACGGAGGAATAACCTACAAGTATAATAAATTTTATGGTGTTGGTGCTGAATTTGCTAGTATTATGAAAATTAAGATCTTGGAAGGTGCATTTTTTACTAAATCTGATATAGAACAGCGAAATCAAGTGGTAGTTATCTCTGATGTTGTCAACAAACAACTTTTTGGTGAAGAGAGCGGTATTGGCAAAGTGATTTATAGAAAAAGATTTGGTAATCCAGTTCAATCATTGAAGATTATTGGCATATTTACAATGGAAAAACAATTTCCGGGTGGGAATGACATTCATTTCTTAATGCCTTATACTACCTTTGTTGGGGAAGTTTCATCTAATCAATTATATTCCAGTCTATGGGTTCTTTGCAAAAAAGGAAAACTGGCTGAGGCTAAAGAGGAATTGAATATCTTATTTGCCCATGAACATGAAGGTTTAAGTTTTTCTGCTAGAGAAGAAGGAATGGGTCTTGTTTTTCAGAAATTGGATAACTATAAAAGTGAAGCTCGAAAAAAAATTGCAATAATCTATGGGCTATTTTTTGGTTCTTTTGCTTTTATAGCCCTAGTGGTCAGTTCTATTGGTATTTTGAGTATGATGATGGTGAGTATTGTTGAACGTACCCGGAAGATTGGATTAAGACGTGCTTTGGGGGCCAGCCGTTTAAGTATTATTAAACAGATTATATTAGAATCTGTACTGATTTCATTGATTGGTGGAATTCTGGGAACAATTCTGGCCTATTTTAGCATAAAACCGATTATAAATGAACTACTTTTAAAAAGTTTTTTCAATGTATTTGAGGATGTTCAGGCTACCCTCTCATTATATCCTGTGTTAATTGCTCTTGGCAGTGTAATCTGTGTTGGTTTGATTACTGGATTTTATCCAGCTATTCAAGCTGCATCTTTAGCTCCAGTAGAAGCTATTAGAGAAAATTGA
- the spoIIIAA gene encoding stage III sporulation protein AA has protein sequence MDRKDFTEEIAKFLPQRLRSYFKLLKDEELDKLQEIRLRVNRPLNLILGDRDLFLGKDGLHTDPFRGEIIKRDDLGQAILFLSNHSIYALKEELRQGFITIPGGHRVGFVGSGIIKAGKIDQIKDFSGINFRITREIKGCANPVIPQLIKASGDIHHTMIVSPPRCGKTTLLRDIIRQLSNGWSGFSGLKVGVVDERSELAGSFQGIPHHDLGVRTDVLDHCPKSTGMYLLIRSMSPQVIATDEIGSAEDVAAIQEAVRAGIRLIVTVHGSNLRELMDRPILKELLTSKIFTRYVLLSNRNGAGTIEGVYDQDLTKIFKVGPAVKERFRYG, from the coding sequence ATGGATAGAAAAGATTTTACTGAAGAGATTGCAAAGTTTTTACCACAGAGATTGAGAAGTTATTTTAAACTTCTCAAAGATGAAGAACTTGATAAATTGCAGGAGATTCGATTAAGAGTAAATCGGCCTTTGAATCTAATTTTAGGTGACAGAGATCTTTTTCTTGGAAAAGATGGATTACATACTGACCCGTTTAGGGGAGAAATTATCAAAAGGGATGATTTGGGTCAGGCTATTCTCTTTTTGAGTAATCACTCTATTTATGCTCTTAAAGAAGAATTGAGGCAGGGTTTTATCACTATTCCCGGGGGACACCGGGTAGGATTTGTAGGATCTGGAATTATAAAGGCTGGCAAGATCGATCAAATTAAAGATTTTTCAGGTATTAATTTCCGTATTACCCGGGAAATAAAGGGATGTGCTAATCCTGTTATTCCTCAGTTAATTAAAGCATCTGGAGATATCCATCATACTATGATTGTTTCACCGCCTCGCTGTGGTAAAACTACACTTCTTAGGGATATTATCAGACAATTAAGCAATGGTTGGTCTGGATTTAGTGGGCTTAAAGTTGGGGTAGTGGATGAACGTTCTGAACTGGCTGGTTCTTTTCAGGGGATACCCCATCATGATCTTGGAGTACGGACTGATGTTTTAGATCATTGCCCCAAATCTACTGGGATGTATCTTTTGATTCGTTCCATGTCTCCTCAGGTTATTGCTACTGACGAAATCGGTAGTGCGGAGGATGTAGCAGCGATTCAAGAAGCAGTAAGGGCAGGAATCCGGTTGATTGTAACTGTCCACGGTAGTAATCTTAGGGAATTAATGGATAGACCTATTTTAAAAGAATTGCTTACAAGTAAAATATTTACCCGTTATGTTCTTTTGAGTAATCGTAACGGAGCCGGAACCATTGAAGGAGTCTATGATCAGGATTTAACAAAAATTTTTAAAGTCGGGCCAGCTGTAAAGGAGCGATTCCGATATGGTTAA